A stretch of DNA from Ketobacter sp. MCCC 1A13808:
GAATCCCGGACTCGGTACGCGTCACGCTCACCCCGGTCCCTTCTAGTTTCTGACGCAGAATTTTTTCCTGATAATCAAAATAATAACCTGCTCCGCCTCCGACTGCTGCACCAATTGCAGCACCTTTTGCGCGATCGTCCTTACTCGATACGGCGGCACCCACCACAGCCCCAGCTGCAGCACCAATCGCTGAATTACTGACCTTCTTCTCCCCCGTATAGGGATCGATGGTACAACCTGACGCGACCAGCAAAATACCGGATAACGCTACACTACCAAGCAATTTCATAAATAACTCCAGACATCAATTAACAACACAGCGGAAGCCTACAGCCGATAATGCCGCACGCTACCTGAATAAACACTGAATATACAAAGGGTATAAAGCGAAGCGTTTAATCACTCCGCTTTTTTCTGGGAAAAGGATATGCCCGCTTTATTCGTCTTCGGTACGCCTTTCATCACCGGAGCGCCGTTCTGCATTCGCTTCCGCTTCTTCAGGTGTTTCATCCTTTCTTCGATCCCGGCCCTTTCTTTCCTCTAAATAGTGCTCAATTTTTTTGTAGATCACATCTGCTTTAGGATCCATAACTGCCACTCCTGATAAATGGTCCAATCTTTTATCCTCTTATCTAAAGTCTTCCATTGGTCTTAACAAATCGTTTCAGGGAGAAGTATAGACAGCGCTCCAGGACACATGTTTGTTCCGCCCATGAATTCTTTAGACTTATTTGTAATAAGGTTAATTTCATTAGGTTATATAAAGCCTGTTTTATAGCTCAAAAAGGCGCTAAGAGGCGATGAATAGCGGGTTCGAGTCAATTTTATTTCCAGATCTACGAACTTCCATCGTAATTATGTGAACTGCGTCTTATAACTGGTGATATCCCCGAATCAGGGGCTAATGTGAATTACCCTGCCTAGTCTGTATCGGTAAGGTTGCAGGGCAGACGGCTTATTCGGCTTCTTTGCGGCTTTACCTCAATCTCAATAGGGGAATTTTTATGCTATCCTTTGCGCCGTAGATGAGTCGGGACAATATCATGCTGCTTGGATTATTAACCTTGTTTTTCTTCCAGATGCTGGGCTACCTGATCACCAATCTGGTGGCTTTGCCCATACCCGCCCCCGTGATGGGCTTGGTCCTGCTTTTTATTTACCTTCTTATCCGCGGGCAGGTTTCAGATTCGATGGTGAAAGTAACCACATCGCTATTACCCCTGTTACCTCTGTTTCTCATACCTGCCAGTGCCGGAATTGTTCAACATAAAGCACTTCTGGAGCAAGATGGCATCACCATAGTCGTCGCCATTATCGTGAGCTTGGTGCTTTCGCTTTTGTTCATTCCCTTTGTTTTTATATTCTTTATGCGCCTTTTTAGAAAATCGTAAATGAGTAATACAGTAGACCTTATCATTTCATTTCCCTATTTTGGCGTGCTGATTACGGTCGCCGCCTTCTATCTGGGTCAACGGGCCTACATAGCGAGCAATAGGAAAGCCTATCTGCAGCCTGTTGTGTTTGGCATGGTCATTGTTATAAGTCTTGTATTACTACTCGACGTGCCCTTTCAGGTTTACTATGAATCCTCCTACCTGCTCAGCGCTATGCTAGGCCCGGCGACTGTGGCTCTGGCCATTCCGTTGTTTCAAAATGCCAGACGAATCCGAGAACTGATCCTTCCCATTTTATGTACCGTCATCGTGGGCAGTATTTTTACCGTCGGCGTCGCGGTTGCAATCGTCTGGGCTATGGGAGGCTCCGAGCTCACGATTCTTTCTATGCCGACGAAGTCCATCACCACCCCCATCGCGATGATTGTTACAGAAGACATTGGAGGCATAGCCGCATTAAGCGCAATGTGTGTGCTGCTTACCGGTGCGCTGGGAGCGATGGTTGGCATTCCCATTATGAATCGTCTTGGTATCAAGGACGCCGGCATTAAGGGCTTTACATTGGGCCTGACGTCTCATG
This window harbors:
- a CDS encoding CidA/LrgA family protein, encoding MLLGLLTLFFFQMLGYLITNLVALPIPAPVMGLVLLFIYLLIRGQVSDSMVKVTTSLLPLLPLFLIPASAGIVQHKALLEQDGITIVVAIIVSLVLSLLFIPFVFIFFMRLFRKS
- a CDS encoding LrgB family protein; translation: MSNTVDLIISFPYFGVLITVAAFYLGQRAYIASNRKAYLQPVVFGMVIVISLVLLLDVPFQVYYESSYLLSAMLGPATVALAIPLFQNARRIRELILPILCTVIVGSIFTVGVAVAIVWAMGGSELTILSMPTKSITTPIAMIVTEDIGGIAALSAMCVLLTGALGAMVGIPIMNRLGIKDAGIKGFTLGLTSHALGTARALEEGEECGAFSALAMGITGVMTALVLPFVVLFFT